CAGACACTCTGGTTTCTTTTTAACAAACTGgaattgatgatttttttttcagtgcatgTGGCGTCTGAGAGTCTGAGTATTATAGTCGTTTAAAAGGAAAACTCTGCCCACGGGTTTGGGGGTAACTTTATTGTAGAGAGGGCAAAAAATCACCGACTCACCGCCGTCACCAGGGCAACCGGGTGGCATCCGAGCGCATAATACCGGCTGACTTCAAAGCGCGCGCCTGCGCCTGTTTACTGCGAGCTCATGTCTCCTGTCTTCCTCTGTCCAAAGCCCTTGTCCAAACAAACTCGACAAAAAATGTTGGTTTTCGGAGGAAGTTTTGTCCTCGGAcaagagaaaagaggaagagagtgtgttgtgtacaaatGTTAAGTCCGTGGTGCTTATTAGAAACATATCCTGCTAATTAAGTGCCATTTCTATAATTGCCCTTTACTTAACGCGCAATTGGCACATTCACATCATGTGGGGGAAAAATGCTATCAGGTTATTACTTGTTTTAATCGCTAATAACCTCTTCTATTTTAATTTCGTTGTTATTTTAAACTTTGGTACATTCAGACTCATTCCGTCAGTTCCCCGTAatccatttaataaataaaataataattacacaactttttttgttctttttaacaCAATGATACGTTTAAATAGGTTTTGTAACTTTTTGCtagcttttttgttttacacgttttttattattatactcaGGAGTTGAAAAACAGCTTTGGGATAATCTCCTCTTTCTAAATTGGCTGCTGTGTGGAAATAACCAGCACCAAATGTCTTAATGTTTACATCATTTCGTTCACTGGGTTACTAAATAAACCGTTAAATTATAGTTTACATCTTTAAACTTTCTTCAAAACtaatttaacataaataaatataaaaactttGCTAATACGGAAGAACAGTCGCGGTAATAAATAGTAGCGGTAATAAATAGCTAATTTTAGCCTTTCACTTCCTAGTGTTAAATCTAAAGAATTAGGCTACATTTAAAAACGAATTTAACCCGAGAATCAATTCATTATGTCttgttaaatttgtttaattcactgttctatctatctatctatctatctatctatctatctatctatctatctatctgtctgtctgtctgtctgtctgtctgtctgtctgtctgtctgtctgtctgtctgtctgtctgtctgtctgtctgtctgtctgtctgtctgtctgtctgtccgtccgtccgtccgtccgtccgtccgtccgtccgtccgtctatctatctatctatctatctatctatctatctatctatctatctatctatctatctatccacaaAGATACTAATTAACCTGTTCCGACTTTTAACGACTGTTCAGAAGCCTAcagtaaaaaagacaaaagggaTTTAGAAACGATAATCAGTTATCCCTATGCCAATCGCTGTAAAATGAAATGCTTGAAGTTTATACtattgttttcttatttctcaGCACACTGTCCAAGACATTCTCATCGTTTCTCAAGACATGGAAGCTATTACACTGGAAACCCTTTTGCACCGCTGCAGCTGAGCGCGCGCTCCTCAAGGTCAACTTCAGCAGCGCGCGCGGGATTCCAGCTGTGGCTCTGGATTCTGCACAGCTGCCaaaacaaaaattttaaatgcttgTAATGTGTTTTGgaatgtaaaacaaaaacaaaaacaaacaaacaaacaaacaaaaaaaaaccccgaagGGCTGGGGTACAATGCATCTTGTGAACCTGCGGTGTATTGTACAGCCTCGTTCCTGGTGTAACAGCTGGTTGTCTCACAAATTCTTTTGCTAGTTGAGAGTCTGATACAGTCCAGATGCGTGTGTAACCCTAGCAACAAACccgttattattgttattattattattattattattattattattattagtagtagtagtagtagtagtagtagtgttgttgttattattattattattattattattattattattattattattattattattattatttctgagaCTCTGGGTACTCCAAGATACCAGCCCTAATAAAAGATTTACATTTTACGTGCACATTTCTGCctcatattattttttaaataaaaaataaatgccaGGTTTACAGATAAACACATGTAGACTATATAAACGCGCAGCTCTTTATACCTAGATATCATATTGGCAATCATATAATCTCTTAGCGGTTTTGTATAAACAAATGCTGGTCATACGTTTGTAAACGCCACCAAGCATCACCTAAAATCTACTGGGGCAATAGACGCTGAGCAACAGTGAGCACGCATTAGTCACGGTGACTTGGCGTCTGATTGGACAAGGGTGACGGATTAGGGATTCACAGCAGCCAATCGGACCACAGCGGGGCTCCTGTAGTAAAGGGGGCGTGGGGGATCTAGGAGGGAGATAAACACAGCCAAACCCGAAAAAGTAGCACATTTACGGACAGGCGTGAGTACAAGTGTGTTTAGGCTTTTGACTGCAATTTTTGCGCATAATTCTGTGAGTGCAGAGATCGTATTTAAACCTCTACCAAGAGgactttggttttgtttgttggaTTTTTGAAGCCAACTTTAGAAATAGCTGTATGATGATCAGAATTTGAGCACATATTTGTTTTGGTCATGCAGATTTccttttgttcattttgattGAGTTTTACGCACGGGCTTCTTTTACGCACCGTATTTAAGAGAAACCAAAAAGTTAGCAGCGATGTTACTGGACGCGGGTCACCTGGGTCCATTCGCCCGGCATCACCACGCGGGTGAGTCACACGACAGGGACGCGAGTTTTGCAGAAGCAGCGCATGTGGGTGCCTTTAAGCTGAGTCATGGTGAGCTGTCTCCGGGTCAGGGAGCGGCCTTTGGATCGCAGGCTTCAGGCTACGCGGCTTTAGGCGCCTCATACGGAGGCTCCGCGTTCGGCTCGGCCCGAGACTTTCTGTTGCGCGGACGCGGATTTGCAGATCCAGAGCGCGGCCTCTTCAGCCCGGCGACCGGAGCGCTTCATCCTTCCCATGCGGACGCACAGAGTCATCTGCTATTCCCCGGCTTTCACGAGCAGCATAGCTCAACTAACAACGCGCTGTTTGCACGACCGGACCAGTACCACCACCAGGTATCCAACACGCGGCCTGACCCGTACGGCCAGTACGGCTTGAACGTAGCAGCTGCGCATCACCATCACCCGGCAGCCTTTTTCCGCTACGTGCGGCAGCAGTGCGTCAAGCAGGAGCTCGTGTGCAAATGGCTCGAGCCGGATCGCGAGAAGCGCCGCTGCGGCAGAACCTTCGGCACCATGCACGAGCTGGTAGCGCACGTCTCCGCGGAGCACGTCGGCGGACCCGAGCAATGCAACCACGTGTGCTTTTGGGAAGAATGTCCTCGAGAGGGAAAGGCATTCAAGGCCAAATACAAACTGGTGAACCACATCCGCGTGCACACAGGGGAGAAGCCCTTTGCGTGTCCGTTCCCGGGATGCGGCAAAGTGTTTGCGCGCTCCGAGAATCTGAAAATACATAAAAGAACGCATACAGGTGAATACACATCTCtgaacttttacattttatatatagacaCATTGAGTCTTAATTGTGCGCTGAAACGTAAAATTACGAGTTTTCGTTGCAACTTGTTTGAAATATATTAAACAGGCCCCATGTAAAGTCATTTCCAAGATTGGCACTTGCAACTAGCATCATTTCCATTACTTTCCATGTAACTGAGTATATAGACTTGTAATGAGAGCCACTTCACAAGCTTTTGACCTGTGCGCTTTTCCGGTCATCAATAAGCGCTAGTCGACGTGTTAATACTCTATTTCCATGGCTACGTGATGACAATGTTGTGTTTAGATGCGTATGTGCGGTACAGCAGGTCTAAAGATAGGAAGTAGGTGTGAATTgcgcttttttttattgaggaCTTAGTGCTGGCAATAAAATGTGACTCAGGGTGCATGGGTGCGGGGGCTCGCTGTTAGCCCATTCGCACGTGATTTCCTCACTTAACCCActttaaaggttttattaatGGTGTGTTCAGGGGAGAAGCCGTTTCTCTGCGAGTTTGAGGGATGTGACAGACGCTTCGCCAACAGCAGCGACAGGAAGAAAcacatgcatgtgcacacatCCGACAAGCCATACTTGTGCAAACTGTGCGACAAGTCGTACACTCATCCGAGTTCgctgagaaaacacatgaaggtGAGTTAGACAAGTTGTGAGCACTGCTGTGCGTCATGCCATGCGTGCTAGTATCCCAGTAAAGGCTTCTCAAACTGATTCTAATGCCAGGGCGGTTTCTCCCGACAGGTTCACGACGAGCAGAGTCCAGTTGACGAGTCTTCACCTATCGGAAGCTCCGGTTACGAGTCATCCAGTTTGGTGTCGCCGTGTTCAGAGACTCAGAGCACCACCATGTCACCAGACTCCGCCGTAATGAACAGCAGCAGTCACAGCAGCATAGCGTCTAACTTCAGCGAGTGGTACGTTTAGGAAATGTGAACTTCACACAGATTGTGTCCAAAAACTGTCTAGAACTAAATGATGGAGCGGTTTGGGACGCAACGGGACTTCAATCATCAGCAATGTAGACAATCTTTTAAAATATACTAATATTGTTTCTTAAATAAACGCATACAGTGATATGTTATGGACAATTACAGGATCCATTGCTTactcacactttaatgttttaatgcgTCTTGTGTTGATTAACCCTCCAGATCCTCCACTCAATGAAACTGTCCAGCTATTAATTTctgttgatttaaaatgttccCTGTAAAAACTCCGACCCTACTAGagttaaatgtatatattaaataaatgaaggtttatctttttttccttttttctttatcagtattgcactgtgaaaaaaaaatgctattatCCACTGTGTATTATAAACAATGAAGGATGTATTTCTcgtattaattaaataaatatttggttTTCTCTAATAATGTCTATAATGTTTATGTGGCTGTTTGGGTCTTGTGTTATAAATCCAAGAAGTTTTCTGTGCCATGAACATCTGACTGAAGACTTCAgttagggaaaaaaaacttccttGAAATTCATAACAATAAATCACACCAAAGGAAAAAAGTTTGCTTATGTTTACGGTTGTATTGTTAATGTTTTCTTGTAGGATGATTATTATAAATCATACTACATTTGAAACATACTTCATTTGAAACATACTTTGAAAAGCAGTTTATATTCTTATGAAAATACAACAGACATTTGTGGAAAGACTTAATCTTTCAGGGGAGGGAATTAGCTTTCAGTTGGAAATTGCATTTTGTTATATTTGAAACATTTGTACGAGAAAACTTTTACTAAAAGAAAATCTTATGAGtaaagtgctataaaaataatttgttttcattctgtCCCAAATGACTAAAAACAACGGTATAACATTAGTGGGTACTTATAAATAGGCAAGAAAATACTTTTGTATGTTTATGCTGGAATACAGATATAAAGTTTCTTTAGAGAAGTCCTTATTACagagtattaaataaaaagcatttcagtgTTCACACCTATATGTAGTTTTACACAAACAAGTCAAGCACAAAACACTGATCCAGCAAAAATGTTCATGATACTTACAAGATCATTTATAAACAGGTTAAGCACATGTTACATCCTGAAAACACTAGCAGTATAACTGCATACACTCTGCAGTAAAATGACTTTAAAGTAGAACATCATAatagtcatttattttattttctttttttctttgtttgtttgtttgtaggaATAATCGAAAAAAATCCTACATCAAATCTAAAAGTAAGGTGCATACGACTTCTAACTAATGTACATTAATATTATGATTTGGTATAAAATATCATATTAGCATagaatatgcataaatataatattagcataaaatataattatattttattatataacatttataaaaaaaatataaaaatatacatggaCATACAACATATGAATtcctttttattaaatatttatgaaatgtaatatagagtattagtattatttgtatataatcataaaacatcattaaaacatATTGACCTGACATCTGCATCGTGATTGGCTCAAAGGGAAACACCTCTGATCGCTCCTAGATACGTCTTCgttttgcgcatgcgcagtaaccTCTGGCACCGGTCGTCATGGCGGCTTACAGGATAACGCCAACCTTTCAAAGAGTTTTGCACGCCGTAAAGGTGAGAATGTGATCCTCGTTCTTCTAAACACACACCGTGATGTTGAAAGGATGCTTTTAAAACGAATAAAAACGCACATTTTCAATAACACGACTTAGTAGAGAGGAAAAACTGTCTGCTAACTAGTTAGCAAATTTCAGACGAACGTTAGGGTTGTGTCCCAAATACCACTTCGTTCCCTTTTGAAGTGCACTTCAAAGGCTATGACGTAACGGGATCGTGTACGTACTACATAGTGTACAAGAAGGTATTTGGTACTCGTCCGTTATTCACTGTCTCAGCACAAAGCCCTTTAAGAAATTCAATGCAAATGCTATAGATATATAGATCATTTGCTTACAGAAAGTCGAATTTAGACGTGTTTAAATAGCAGCTGGTGTGTCAAAAGTGTCTCAGCAGGTAGATAACTGGAAACAACATGAGTTAAAATAAGTATTTTACTTGTCTTTGGTTAGATAATAACCTTGACCAGTTTTTACAACTTACCTGCCTTTCTTTATGGTCATTTCAATTATAAGGTTATTTAATACACAAATCCAGCaggtaaaacaacacagaactaagttcaattcaattcaagtttatttctgtagcgcttttaacaattgacattgtctcaaagcagcttttacagaacatagacatagaacaaaaggttcatataaagattaatataatacaaatattcaagaataatattagatatatttaaatgtgtttgtatttatctccaatgagcaagcctgaggtgactcgagtgactgtggggaggaaaaactcccttgaacggtaaaggaagaaaccttgagaggaaccagacacaaagtggaacctcatcctcaattGGGTGACAcggaagggtgtgattataaatatacagtctgataaatgttgtattgatgctaaagatcacatggagttcacatctcctctttagtatcgcggAGTccgactggagctggtagatctcaagatgcctcaggattctcagagtcggccttGTCGGTCCAAACCGAATCTTAAGTGCACTACACAgtactacataaagtgcatgtgtgcgaTCAATGCAAGACAGACGGTACAATGCAATATAATCGTTTTATAGCTGACTGTGAAACTAGTGAGTAAAGTGTGACAGTAAAAGTGTTATGAATGTGAACGTAAAACCCAGTGAGCAGCAAAAAGAACACAGAGAGGTGGATCGTacagcactttaaaaaaaatatatatattttatttttatattatattatatattatatatttaatatttatttttacagctaGCTTTTAAGATCACACCAATGacttgaaacaaaaaaaaaaacagtaaattagTTCTGACCCAGGATTAGTGTTTAAAACCAAACAGGGATTAGAATTCAACCGAAGTCGTGAAGTCGTTTCCCAGATATCAAAAAATGaattgtgtgcatttttttttcagcttgcTCAAATTCTAgttgtttttttcatgattTGAAGACGATGTTTTGTGATGAAGCTCGATTCGAAGTGTTCCTCTTATACCACTAACGCTTATACACAAGTTATGCAGTTTATCTGTTTCTAGTTCTGTTAAATGTTATTAGAAAAGTTACTCGCTGTTACTTGTATGtcatagcagctataaacagtctgCCTATCAGCAGCACTCACTTATTTTTGTTGAAGTtgacaacaaataaaatatcactGGTTATCTTCCAGAGCAACCCGAATCCTGAAGACTTCCCgaagagactccttccaaaaatgttagAAGGACCTGTTTCATATACACCTGTAAACGGAATTACAGTCGTTACAGCTGTTCGAGAtgatgttatagaaaattaactTACAGTGTCTGACCAATCCGATTTAAGTATTCACCtgcactgtggtataaagtAGAAATATCTCATTTAGTACTTTTCTTTAACCACACTGGAAATTTTGAAACTAATAGTATTTAATGAAGAGTGGTGGTATGGAATAAAGCAGATATTCAAGAGGAGTCACACACTGAATAGTTCCTGTGTTGTACATATTGTACTGAAATGAATATAGTTAAGAAATCTCGGCTCTGTCTGTTTCAGCACGCCTCTCTGCGGCCCACGTGCTGGCTTATAAGCCGCCAAGCCTGGTACTCCACTGTGTATGACCCCAATGAGAAGGTGAGTGCCAGCACCTCTGCTGTACTTAGCAGAGACCCAGGTTTGGTACTTAGCTCTTTCGTATGTTTAAGTATATGGGCTGGGGAAAAGAAACTGCTGAACATAAGAGCACACCCTCATGACACAGGTTCTGTTTTTGAGAGGAACATCTGCAGCAGCATCCAAGTCTCCAATACAAACATGGCAGCATCTTAGTGCTTTGATCTGCCTCCTTCAAACAGCCAGTGCccagaggctgtgtgtgtgtgtgtgtgtgtgtgtgtgtgtgtgtgtgtgagaaagagagagagagagagatggtaaaAACTTAGGAatgcaaaacacacatttctgcatACTGTGGAGTAACACTGCTggaatcctctgtgtgtgtttgtgtgtgtgtgtgtgtgtgtgtgtgtgtgtgtgtgtgtgtgtgtgtgtgtgtgtgtgtgtgtgtgtgtgtgtgtgtgtgtttactcaggCGGTTACAGCAAACAGCTCAGATTAGTGGGATTAGTGGCCTGGATTTGTAAATAAGTCTAAACTGTGATTGTATTGAGACcgatttttatataaaaactggAACTagtataaatacagagatggtgatgatgattgGATATGATAGggaaagatagatagattgatggatagatggatgaatagatgcaCAGTTTGGTTGGATACATGATGTATGAAGGGAtgtataaaaatagataaaagagTACCAGTAtttaggtggatggatggatagattgcCAATTGGATACATCATGGATaatataaatggatggatggatggatagatggagcGATGTCTATATAAgaatatttaaattgaaatggaATGATAGCCGGATAGAAGGatagacatactgtagagtATATGAGTGGATGGACTGatgttagatggatggatacatacatagatacatagataggaGGGaggattgacagacagacagatggcgTGATGGAAATATGGATCGGCAGATGGACCAATGGAATGGAAGAATAGATTGGATAAAGGGATTTGCAGTTGAAACGaataaacagatgaacagaaacATGCTGTATAAACGGATGAAACAGTGAAAGGACGTAAAGAGAGACGGAGCACTGTCTGGATATCGATGGAGTGACGTATCGACAAAGCGACGGATGGATAGAGTGTGGTAtaatagacagatagatggatttGTCATTAGACACAAAATTTGCTCAGCAAACTTC
This genomic window from Tachysurus fulvidraco isolate hzauxx_2018 chromosome 18, HZAU_PFXX_2.0, whole genome shotgun sequence contains:
- the zic2b gene encoding zinc finger protein ZIC 2b — its product is MLLDAGHLGPFARHHHAGESHDRDASFAEAAHVGAFKLSHGELSPGQGAAFGSQASGYAALGASYGGSAFGSARDFLLRGRGFADPERGLFSPATGALHPSHADAQSHLLFPGFHEQHSSTNNALFARPDQYHHQVSNTRPDPYGQYGLNVAAAHHHHPAAFFRYVRQQCVKQELVCKWLEPDREKRRCGRTFGTMHELVAHVSAEHVGGPEQCNHVCFWEECPREGKAFKAKYKLVNHIRVHTGEKPFACPFPGCGKVFARSENLKIHKRTHTGEKPFLCEFEGCDRRFANSSDRKKHMHVHTSDKPYLCKLCDKSYTHPSSLRKHMKVHDEQSPVDESSPIGSSGYESSSLVSPCSETQSTTMSPDSAVMNSSSHSSIASNFSEWYV